The genomic segment CCTACGAAGACTTTTCAATTTGTCTTTATAATCTCCAAAGTAATTTTTGAGTTGTTTAGCCAGCTTAACTTTTTGTTCAGCCTGTTTGCTCAGTTTTACCTGGTTCTGCTGGTGATCAATTTTTTTATCAATATTTTTTATTTCTTTTTCTATTGAGTTTAAATCGCTTTGAAATTTTTCCGTCTTCACTCTGTATGATACCAGTATATCTCGGCGGTCATTATTTTCTCCTTTACGGCGAAGATAGTCATCACGAACTTCTGCCGAGAGAGTGCTGACATCATCCAATTTTTGTTCAATTGCGTACAATTCATTCTTTTTTTTGCTGATAAGATTTAATTTCCGGGCCATCTCAATACGAAGTTCATCCGCCTGTTCATAATAAATCAGTTTATCCATAATTTTTTTAGCATGATTAATATCAATAGATAATAATGAATTATCAATATATTTACTATCTGGAATGTATGCTGTTAAAAGTCCGGTAAGTCTTTTTTTATAAAATATTTTCTGATTTTTTGTTAAAGGAGGATTAGGGTAAGGTGGTTTATCCAGAAGATCGGAAGGTAAATTTTGCAGAAAAGCTTGAATGATATCCATCTGTGCCCCGGTTTCACTTTCAAGCAGTTTTCTGAGTTCAAGAACTGCTGCTCTGACAAGAGGCAGATTGATCAAAAGAGGTGCTTCAACTGGAAATTTCTGTGCAAAGTCGTCAGTTAATTCTTCAATTGCTTCTTGAAGGTGTTTCTCTTTTAGTCTTAAATTATCCTCATTTCTTATGATATTAAGTGAATGCATACTATCAATATAATGGTCTTCTTCTGAAATTTTATTTTCGATTTCTTCGATTTCATCCTGAATTTCTTCAATTTCTTCAACTATTTTAGTTTTCCTGGCCGATAATTCTTTTTTTTTGTTTTCCAATTGTGTTAATTCAAGGTTAGCATCTCCGACCATTGCATCTCTTTTAAATTGTTTTGCTACAATTCCTATGTGTTCATATAATGTGTCAATTGTTGCAATATCAAGAATGCGTTCCATC from the Desulfonema limicola genome contains:
- the dndD gene encoding DNA sulfur modification protein DndD codes for the protein MLFEKIYINNLFSYYGETEFDLTMPKNKGNVAVISGRNGYGKTSFINSVKLLFCGPVESLRLIHTGWKISERFYVLGQGDKWLGIMNRKARELGQKHFGIRIQWKEKNGIVTVERSWLLSGKNSYDSRLSINASFLKEELEKDKAQEFLNEHLPQDYIPYFFFDCEQIQALAEDNHKARLEQMERILDIATIDTLYEHIGIVAKQFKRDAMVGDANLELTQLENKKKELSARKTKIVEEIEEIQDEIEEIENKISEEDHYIDSMHSLNIIRNEDNLRLKEKHLQEAIEELTDDFAQKFPVEAPLLINLPLVRAAVLELRKLLESETGAQMDIIQAFLQNLPSDLLDKPPYPNPPLTKNQKIFYKKRLTGLLTAYIPDSKYIDNSLLSIDINHAKKIMDKLIYYEQADELRIEMARKLNLISKKKNELYAIEQKLDDVSTLSAEVRDDYLRRKGENNDRRDILVSYRVKTEKFQSDLNSIEKEIKNIDKKIDHQQNQVKLSKQAEQKVKLAKQLKNYFGDYKDKLKSLRREEIEAAINKHFKELMTSHSFIDHIRVEENFGLRYENKQDNPIGMANLSAGMKQLAATALLWALKDVSGKTVPLIIDTPLARIDREHQENLLTKYYPSVGDQVIILPTDSELDKNKYSILKSYIYKEYRLENPDGESTQVKSIPMYMPE